A single window of Betta splendens chromosome 11, fBetSpl5.4, whole genome shotgun sequence DNA harbors:
- the hsd17b8 gene encoding estradiol 17-beta-dehydrogenase 8 — translation MAAPTRLISRLAVVTGGGSGIGRAVCQRLASEGASVVVADVSEDSANATVATLSDVRGQSHTAAVVDVTSKHSVTKLVTSIQTRYFQPPSVCVNAAGITQDDFLLSLEEEAFDRVIQVNLKGSFLVTQAVAQALVACGAAKGSIITVGSIVGKVGNIGQANYAASKAGVEALTRTAAKELSRFGIRCNCVLPGFISTPMTDKVPEKVISKIKSLVPMGRMGESAEVADVCAFLASDDSRYVTGASVEVTGGLFIG, via the exons ATGGCGGCGCCCACAAGGCTCATATCAAGGTTAGCGGTGGTGACTG GGGGCGGCAGCGGGATCGGACGCGCCGTGTGTCAGCGTTTGGCCTCTGAAGGCGCCTCCGTCGTGGTCGCTGACGTCAGCGAGGACTCGGCCAACGCGACGGTGGCGACTCTGAGTGACGTCAGAGGACAGAGTCACACGGCCGCTGTGGTGGACGTGACGTCAAAACACAGCGTAACAAAGCTGGTCACAAGTATACAG ACTCGCTACTTCCAGCctccctcagtgtgtgtgaacgcAGCCGGCATCACTCAGGACGACTTCCTGCtcagcctggaggaggaagcGTTCGACAGGGTCATCCAGGTCAACCTGAAG GGCTCGTTCTTAGTCACTCAGGCTGTCGCTCAGGCTCTGGTGGCCTGTGGCGCTGCCAAAGGATCCATCATCACTGTGGGCAGCATCGTGGGAAAG GTAGGAAACATCGGACAAGCAAATTATGCTGCGTCTAAAGCTGGAGTGGAGGCTTTGACCAGGACGGCTGCCAAAGAGCTGAGCAG GTTCGGGATCCGGTGCAACTGTGTCCTGCCAGGATTCATATCGACTCCGATGACGGACAAAGTGCCAGAGAAGGTCATTAGCAAG ATTAAATCCCTGGTGCCGATGGGAAGAATGGGCGAGTCTGCAG aggtcgctgatgtttgtgcttttctggCTTCAGATGATTCCAGATACGTCACAGGAGCCAGCGTTGAAGTCACAG GTGGACTTTTCATTGGCTGA